One part of the Microbacterium aurugineum genome encodes these proteins:
- a CDS encoding DUF3093 domain-containing protein has protein sequence MQNTGTDTRPRYRERLAPSLWLLVTVAVAGPMVSLVFVPIGSTVALVVGAAVSALLVLTFVAATPVVSVEGAILRAGRAHIDVGHLGDPVALTGADARHARGPGLPARGWHLIRGGIDGIVVVPNLDVDDPVDAWTISTRTPDRLAAAIRAAQTGA, from the coding sequence ATGCAGAACACCGGCACAGACACACGCCCGCGCTATCGCGAACGACTCGCTCCCAGCCTGTGGCTGCTGGTCACCGTCGCGGTGGCGGGGCCGATGGTGTCGCTCGTCTTCGTCCCGATCGGATCGACGGTCGCGCTCGTCGTCGGAGCGGCCGTCTCCGCGCTCCTGGTACTGACGTTCGTCGCCGCGACACCGGTCGTGTCCGTCGAGGGCGCCATCCTGCGCGCCGGCCGCGCACATATCGATGTCGGGCACCTCGGCGATCCCGTGGCGCTGACCGGAGCGGATGCGCGTCACGCACGCGGGCCCGGACTCCCGGCGCGCGGTTGGCATCTCATCCGCGGTGGGATCGACGGCATCGTCGTCGTGCCGAATCTCGATGTCGACGACCCGGTCGACGCCTGGACCATCTCCACGCGGACTCCGGACCGCCTGGCCGCAGCGATCCGCGCGGCGCAGACCGGCGCCTGA
- the dut gene encoding dUTP diphosphatase, which translates to MTDSVDIPIIAAAVPGYAHPGDAGADLVAAEAVHLGPGERALVGTGVRIALPDGYAAFVVPRSGLAAKHGISIVNSPGTVDAGYRGEIKVSLINTDIHSAYDVAVGDRIAQLIIMPVTRATFLPVDELPESVRGAGGFGSTGYQAGHTQNEAGQAND; encoded by the coding sequence GTGACCGATTCCGTTGATATCCCCATTATCGCCGCGGCGGTGCCCGGATACGCGCATCCGGGTGATGCTGGCGCTGATCTGGTGGCGGCCGAGGCCGTGCATCTCGGTCCGGGCGAGCGCGCCCTCGTCGGCACGGGCGTCCGTATCGCCCTCCCCGACGGTTACGCCGCGTTCGTGGTTCCGCGCAGTGGTCTCGCAGCTAAGCACGGGATCTCGATCGTGAACTCGCCCGGGACGGTCGACGCCGGATATCGGGGCGAGATCAAGGTGAGTCTGATCAACACCGATATCCACAGCGCGTACGATGTGGCGGTCGGCGATCGCATCGCACAGCTGATCATCATGCCGGTGACTCGCGCCACGTTCCTTCCGGTCGATGAGCTGCCGGAGAGCGTCCGCGGCGCCGGCGGATTCGGCTCCACCGGCTACCAGGCGGGGCACACGCAGAACGAAGCAGGGCAGGCCAATGACTGA